The Gloeocapsa sp. DLM2.Bin57 genomic interval TAATTAATTCCGAACAAATAACCGCTGAAGCTTGGCAAGAATGGGAAGAGTGGCAAAAAGCTAGATTAGCCGATCGCTCTCCTGATGCAGCACCTTTAATCATTAAACCAGAAGAATTAAAACAAAAAGTACCCCAAAAAACCTTTGCAGGGATGATTAAGTTACTTAATGGGACAAAAACTGTTAGAGAGTTAAGTCTAGAATTAACTCAACAGAATCTGATCAAGTTCACCTCTTTAGTAAAAGGTTACATAGATACAGGATTGATTGAATTGGTAGAAGTATCAGATTTTAGCTCACCTATCAAAGAGATAGATACTTATGTACCTTTAATCGCTTGTATAGACGATAGTCCCATTATCTGCCAAATCATGGAGACTATTGTCAAAGACTGTGGTTATCGTTTCTTAGCAATATCCGACGAACTCAGAGCCGTTAACATCTTACTCAAGCATAAACCAGATTTACTGTTTCTAGATTATATTATGCCCAAAGTTAACGGTTATGAACTATGTGGGATGTTACGGAAAGTTCCCCAATTTGCTGAACTACCTATCGTTATTTTAACTGCTCATCAAAATCTACTCGAACAATTTCGCGGTAAG includes:
- a CDS encoding response regulator — encoded protein: MWVGIYLPQVKEEFLQLRRNPQLKSDLQIEQCWEYELLDIWLKQGKIDAKQVNQFITAQVKEILFDIARARQVKIEYKPDIVYSSPLTLINSEQITAEAWQEWEEWQKARLADRSPDAAPLIIKPEELKQKVPQKTFAGMIKLLNGTKTVRELSLELTQQNLIKFTSLVKGYIDTGLIELVEVSDFSSPIKEIDTYVPLIACIDDSPIICQIMETIVKDCGYRFLAISDELRAVNILLKHKPDLLFLDYIMPKVNGYELCGMLRKVPQFAELPIVILTAHQNLLEQFRGKISGCSTLIYKPVKAEVVKATITEHLNPNYTQKNSLSNQMTNDSAVNQSKSEPLYFSV